The Montipora capricornis isolate CH-2021 chromosome 6, ASM3666992v2, whole genome shotgun sequence genome has a window encoding:
- the LOC138052181 gene encoding uncharacterized protein, whose product MLIYVESRAFPSKTFTLVCNPHETIARARAQMLHILYELGRAEHQFRFRFKGEYLRDGYTFEDYRILDNSVIKMVPMSKRKRASYNAVFGNEGHSQDGGASEVHDFSSKAQLLGQEELDDVQKALRKEVTIFERRENLLSSFKVLLWIHFLTTVLAFTTIYWFSAFWTGALMLFGFVYGPNYTRLGGFVGKYGMNKNTFVTAFSVGGIMNLIASLLMGIYVLLELFAYECDHEEATCLRQKELMYWSIVLYCGQAVVLVGSVVICVILFYNFKTEVGDLIETYLVQIRDIDKVMKSAKTGSVKERRNAAFELASLAATGDDTKFRIVQEGGVEALMNLCLSQDQATQEYAIEAISELLTVPDIQDQFVEMGGVRTMCALLHSKENRVVNEAVTALSYIVSDSEENRHVVVGENGLEDLCYVAERVQIPASRIVAAIFLELAFTAEIRVMLSRQIAPATSLVHLCKLRDPETQRLSLQTLELLAIENSDVIIQHESLLELLLSLPKLADDQQLYLLAGKIILYYAENELACQKLVESEDLKPCLMEFSYSLDPLLQNVVAKIVLALIDSHENKDEIAALGLDEVLIQIKNESSDRDAWRMADHGLMILHNVKPLGKQTSQSSNKSSGSGGGLTTALPIKKAL is encoded by the exons ATGTTGATTTACGTGGAGAGTAGAGCTTTTCCG AGTAAGACCTTTACTTTGGTTTGTAACCCACATGAAACAATTGCAAGAGCAAGAGCACAGATGTTGCACATCTTGTATGAGCTGGGAAGAGCAGAACATCAGTTTAGGTTTAGATTTAAAGGAGAATATCTCAGAGATGGTTATACTTTTGAG GATTACAGGATTTTGGATAATTCTGTGATCAAAATGGTTCCAATGAGCAAAAGGAAAAGAGCA TCTTATAATGCAGTGTTTGGTAATGAAGGACACAGTCAAGATGGAGGAGCCTCTGAAGTTCATGATTTTAGTTCAAAGGCCCAACTTTTAGGACAAGAAGAGTTAGATGATGTGCAAAAGGCATTGAGGAAAGAGGTCACCATATTTGAACGTCGAGAAAATTTGCTTAGTTCTTTTAAG GTTCTGTTATGGATCCATTTTCTGACTACAGTTCTAGCATTTACCACCATTTACTGGTTCTCTGCGTTTTGGACAG GTGCCTTGATGCTGTTTGGCTTTGTGTATGGTCCAAATTATACCAGGCTTGGAGGTTTTGTCGGGAAATATGGAATGAA CAAGAATACCTTTGTGACTGCCTTTTCTGTTGGAGGAATCATGAATTTAATAGCTTCTCTTTTGATGGGAATTTATGTCTTGCTGGAGCTGTTT GCTTATGAATGTGACCACGAAGAAGCAACCTGTTTGCGCCAGAAGGAATTAATGTATTGGTCAA TTGTCTTATATTGTGGCCAAGCTGTTGTCCTAGTCGGAAGTGTAGTGAtctgtgtcattttattttataatttcaaaacTGAG GTTGGTGACTTGATCGAGACATACTTGGTACAGATCAGAGACATCGACAAGGTGATGAAAAGTGCCAAGACGGGAAGCGTCAAGGAGAGGAGAAATGCTGCATTTGAACTGGCCAGCTTAGCAGCCACTGGCGATGATACAAAATTCAGGATTGTACAGGAAGGAGG GGTAGAAGCTTTGATGAATTTGTGTTTGTCACAGGATCAG GCCACTCAAGAGTATGCCATAGAAGCTATATCAGAACTTCTAACTGTTCCAGATATTCAG GATCAGTTTGTGGAGATGGGTGGAGTTCGCACCATGTGTGCGCTGTTACACTCCAAAGAAAATCGTGTGGTAAATGAGGCTGTGACAGCACTGTCGTACATAGTCTCTGACAGTGAAGAAAATAGACATGTTGTCGTTGGAGAAAATGG TCTGGAAGACCTCTGTTATGTTGCTGAACGAG TGCAAATTCCAGCTTCTCGCATTGTTGCTGCAATTTTCCTTGAACTTGCATTCACTGCAGAAATAAGGGTGATGCTGTCACGACAAATTGCTCCAG CCACATCTCTAGTTCACCTGTGCAAACTCAGAGATCCGGAAACACAGCGACTCTCCCTTCAGACTCTAGAGCTGTTGGCTATTGAGAATTCAGATGTCATCATACAACAT GAATCGCTTCTTGAATTGTTATTAAGCCTTCCTAAACTCGCTGATGACCAACAGCTGTATCTACTGGCGGGAAAGATCATTCTGTATTATGCTGAAAACGAactg GCTTGTCAGAAACTTGTGGAATCAGAAGACTTGAAGCCTTGTTTGATGGAGTTTTCATACAGCTTGGATCCACTCCTACAGAATGTAGTGGCCAAAATCGTCTTGGCACTGATTGATTCCCATGAAAACAA GGATGAAATAGCTGCTCTCGGCTTGGATGAAGTATTGATACAAATCAAGAATGAGTCATCTGACAGGGACGCATGGCGCATGGCAGATCACGGGCTTATGATATTACACAACGTCAAGCCACTGGGCAAACAGACATCCCAGTCAAGTAACAAAAGCAGTGGAAGTGGAGGAGGGCTAACCACAGCACTACCAATCAAAAAAGCTCTTTGA
- the LOC138053954 gene encoding uncharacterized protein encodes MFPTCGSIADINLQGDEELVSFDVVSLFTSIPVDVAVNVAHNRLVNDENLPERTALSVTDVIKLLDFCLSTTNFQYGHEHYQQIHGTAMGSPVSAVMANMVMEDLEERALTTLTNQPLFWKRFVDDVSTTTKFDSTQTFLEHLNSIEPCIKFTVERESEGKIAFLDTMVHHQEDGRLTTTVYRKPTHTDRYLSFSSHHPSMHKRAVVKSLMDRAERIPTTKSDRSKEKQRVISTLQSNGYPKRFILDASKPKRPPKDTINAAESGRGYSTIPYVSGTSEPIKRVLENHGIKVAFKPYQTMSQMFPKPKDQIDKEETRGPVYDIPCADCSKSYVGETQRKFSTRKGEHQKAVARRQCKKSALADHVTNTNHDIAWDEATILRTNSNWHQRKILEAWEINCARDPLNRDDGALLPKEYLHLTLANKKK; translated from the coding sequence atgttccCAACGTGTGGAAGCATTGCTGACATTAATCTTCAGGGTGACGAAGAGCTTGTCTCCTTCGACGTCGTCTCTTTGTTTACGTCAATTCCGGTAGATGTAGCTGTTAATGTTGCTCACAACCGCCTGGTTAATGACGAAAATCTACCAGAAAGGACGGCCCTATCGGTTACTGACGTTATTAAATTACTTGATTTCTGCTTGTCAACCACCAACTTTCAATACGGCCACGAACATTATCAGCAGATCCATGGgacagctatgggttcacccGTTTCCGCCGTAATGGCAAATATGGTCATGGAAGACCTTGAAGAAAGAGCACTAACTACTCTCACCAATCAACCTCTGTTTTGGAAAAGATTCGTGGACGACGTGAGTACAACCACGAAATTTGATAGTACTCAGACTTTTCTCGAACATCTGAATTCAATTGAACCCTGCATTAAGTTCACGGTTGAACGCGAAAGCGAGGGAAAAATTGCCTTCCTTGACACTATGGTTCACCACCAGGAAGACGGAAGATTAACTACCACTGTTTACCGGAAACCTACTCACACTGATCGCTATCTGTCTTTTTCATCGCACCATCCTAGTATGCACAAGCGAGCTGTGGTTAAATCTTTGATGGATCGGGCCGAAAGAATCCCCACAACAAAATCTGATCGAAGTAAGGAAAAGCAACGAGTAATATCGACATTACAGTCCAATGGATACCCCAAGCGCTTTATTTTGGATGCCAGCAAGCCTAAACGACCGCCGAAGGACACAATCAACGCTGCAGAATCCGGGCGGGGCTATAGCACAATTCCATACGTCAGCGGGACCTCTGAGCCAATAAAGAGAGTTTTGGAAAACCACGGCATCAAAGTGGCATTCAAACCCTATCAAACAATGAGCCAGATGTTTCCCAAACCGAAAGACCAAATAGACAAAGAAGAAACTCGTGGCCCTGTTTACGACATTCCTTGCGCTGATTGTAGCAAGAGCTACGTCGGCgaaacgcaaagaaaattcTCAACAAGAAAAGGCGAGCACCAGAAGGCTGTCGCACGGAGACAATGCAAAAAATCAGCACTTGCAGACCACGTGACAAATACCAATCACGATATCGCATGGGATGAGGCCACAATTCTCAGGACTAATAGTAATTGGCACCAAAGGAAGATTTTGGAAGCTTGGGAGATTAATTGCGCGAGAGACCCTCTCAACCGAGATGACGGGGCGTTACTCCCCAAGGAGTATTTGCACTTGACCcttgcaaacaagaaaaaatga